The Thaumasiovibrio subtropicus genome window below encodes:
- a CDS encoding alkaline phosphatase family protein → MNTKVILVVLDGLNFQVAQDCMGYLQGLVALNKATRYKLQSELPSLSRPLYECLLTGITPIESGIVSNHISRLSHNESIFSLASAEGKTTAAAAYHWVSELYNRSPYVAVRDRHTHDAALPIQHGCFYEWDHYPDEALFLDAEHLRKTYSPDFLLVHPMNIDDAGHKYGLDSAEYRNSARHADVVLSHFLGTWLQAGYQVMITSDHGMNNDKSHGGQLPEERDVPLYVVGERFTHQEAEISQTEVCGIVCELLGLSHRKPFTPGVVLL, encoded by the coding sequence ATGAATACTAAGGTCATCCTCGTTGTGTTGGACGGCCTGAATTTTCAAGTAGCCCAGGATTGCATGGGCTACTTGCAAGGTTTAGTCGCACTCAATAAGGCAACGCGATACAAACTGCAGAGTGAACTTCCGTCACTCTCAAGACCACTCTATGAATGTTTGCTGACGGGTATAACGCCGATAGAAAGCGGTATTGTGAGCAACCATATTTCTCGCTTATCTCATAATGAATCGATTTTTAGTCTTGCTAGCGCGGAAGGAAAAACGACGGCAGCTGCAGCCTATCACTGGGTCAGTGAACTCTACAATCGTTCGCCTTATGTGGCGGTTCGAGATCGCCATACACATGATGCTGCGCTGCCTATTCAGCACGGCTGCTTTTATGAATGGGATCATTATCCCGATGAAGCCCTGTTTCTGGATGCAGAGCATTTAAGAAAAACCTATAGCCCTGATTTTCTGCTCGTCCATCCAATGAACATTGACGATGCGGGCCATAAATACGGCCTTGATTCTGCTGAGTATCGTAACAGTGCCCGCCATGCTGATGTGGTGCTTTCTCACTTCCTTGGTACGTGGCTGCAGGCGGGGTATCAGGTGATGATCACCAGTGATCACGGTATGAATAACGACAAATCTCACGGTGGTCAATTACCGGAAGAGCGTGACGTACCGCTTTATGTTGTTGGGGAGCGATTCACCCATCAAGAAGCTGAGATAAGCCAGACTGAGGTCTGTGGCATTGTGTGCGAACTCTTGGGCTTATCACATCGTAAGCCCTTCACTCCTGGTGTTGTTTTGTTATGA